The genomic DNA TGCGCCAGAGCACCTGATCGACGTCGTCGTCGCTGAACCCGGCGGCGAGCATGGCGTCGCCGACCTTGCGGGTCTTGAGGGGGTCGCTCCTGCCCCAGTCGGCGGCCGAGTTGACCAGGATCTTCTCCGTGCCGTGGGTCTTGAGGATCGCGATCATGCGGTCCTCGACCATCTTGGTGTCGGGGTAGATGGAGAAGCCGGCCCAGCAGCCGCTGTCGACGGCGTCCTTGACGGTCGTCTCGTTGAGGTGATCGAGCAGGACCCGCTCCGGGGAGAGGTGGGACTCGCGGACGACGTCGATGGTGCGGTGCAGGCCGGCGAGCTTGTCGCGGTGCGGGGTGTGGACGAGGGCGGGCAGGCCGTGGTCGGCGGCGAGCTGGAGCTGGGCGGCGAGGGCGGTGTCCTCGGCCGGGGTCATGGAGTCGTAGCCGATCTCTCCGACGGCCACGACGGAGTCCTTGACCAGGTAGCGGGGCAGGGCGTCCAGGACGGGGGTGCAGCGGGGGTCGTTCGCCTCTTTGGGGTTCAGCGCGAGCGTGCAGTGGTGGGCGATGCCGTACTGGGCCGCTCGGAAGGGCTCCCATCCGAGCAGGGCGTCGAAGTAGTCGAAGAAGCTGGCGGGTGAGGTGCGGGGCTGGCCGAGCCAGAAGGAGGGTTCGACGAGGGCGCGGACGCCTGCGTCGTACATCGCCTGATAGTCGTCCGTGGTGCGGGACGTCATGTGGATGTGGGGGTCGAAGATGCGCATCAGGACTCCTCCGTGGGGGGATTGGGTCGCCCCTGCTCGGGGATGTTCGAGTGCTCGGGGAAGGGTGCGGGGGCCGTCAGGGCGAGGACGCGGCTCAGGTCGGAGGGGACGGCGCGGCCGGCCGCGGTGCGTTCGGCGGCGAAGTCGCCGAGCATGCGGGCGAGTTCCGCGTCGCCGCGGGCGCGCCGGGCCAGTGCGTCGACGGCATCGACGGAGACGCCGGTGAAGAGGCATTTGAGGATGGCGTGCCGCCATTGGTGCGCGTCGAGATGGACGGCGGCGTACGGGCCGACGGCCGCGGCGACCAGCCGGGTGTCGTTGGTGCGCAGGGCGTCCTCGACGAGCGGAAGGGCGGTGGGACCGAGGTCCAGCCGGTGCAGGGTGAGGAGGACGGCGCGTCGTTCGGCGGCCGTGCCCTGGTCGTAGAGCCTGGTCACGGCGGGCAGGCCGGCGCGGGCTTCGAGGAGCAGCAGGGCGCGTACGGAGTCGGCGTACTCGAGTCCGCAGTGCCGGCCGGCGGCGGCGAACCGCAGCTCCCAGGGAGGGACGGCGTAGCGGTTGACAGGCGCGGTGTCCGCGGTGTCCTCGTGGAAGGCGGTGTGCGCGGCCTCCGCGAGGGCCTCGTCGAGCCAGGCGCGTGCGGCGCCGCCGAGCTGTACGTCGAGTTGCTTGCGGGTCATCGGCACGGTGTTGCTCCCTTCGAGGACTTCGCCGGGACGCGGTCGCGCAGGAACTCGATGGAGCTCCTGGCCAGTTCGGGGCCAGCGTGGGAGTGGCGGGGCAGTTCGACGACGGTCAGGCCGCGGTATCCGGTGTCACCGAGGGCGGCGAGCGCGTCGAGCACCGGCGGGAAGTCGATCTCGCCGTCGCCGAACGGGAGGTGCTCGTGGACGCCCCGGCGCATGTCCTCGATCTGGACGTGCCGCAGCCAGGGGGCGGCGGCCCGCACACAGTCGACGGGGGCGGCCGGTTCGAGGCACTGGCAGTGCCCGATGTCGAGGGTGAGCCCGAGCGGTTCGGGGTCGCCGCTGAGGACGCGCAGATGGTGGAAGTCCGAGAGAGTGGCCAGCAGATGGCCGGGCTCGGGCTCGATGGCGAGCGGGACGCCGGTACGGGCGGCGGCGTCGAGCACAGGTGCGAGGGCTTCGGTCAGCCGCTGCCAGGCCGTGTCCGGCGGGGTCTCGGGTGGGGTGATGCCGCTGAAGCAGTGCACGGCGTGGGCGCCGAGGTCGGCGGCGACGTCGACGGCCCGCAGCAGCAGCCGGGTGCGGGCGGCGCGTGCCTCCGGGTCCGGGTCGAGGAGGGACGGGCCGTGCTTGCGGCGCGGGTCGAGGACGTAACGGGCCCCCGTCTCGACGGTCACGCCGAGCCCCAGCCGGCCGAGCCTGTCCGCCACGTGCCGGGTGCGGGCGGCGAGATCCGGGGCCAACGGGTCGAGGTGCATGTGGTCGAGGGTGAGGCCGACGCCGTCGTAGCCGAGGTCCGCGAGGAGTCCCAGGGCGTCGTCCAGGCGGAGGTCGGTGAGCCCGTTGGTGCCGTAGCCGAAACGGATCGTCATGTGAGGCTCACCTTCCGGGCGAGTGTGCGGGCAAGAGGGACGAGCCCCATGACGGCGAGCCCGGTGCCTGCCGCTCCGGCGCGGGCGGCGAGCACGGCCTGGAGCGGGATCATCGCCCGGATGCCGCTGCCGACGGCGCGCTGGGTGAGGGGTGGGGACGGGTTGAGGGTGGCGTGGAGGAGGGGTTCGGCTGCGGTACGGAGGTAGGTGGCGGTGAGTGCGGTGAGGAGGACACGGGGGGCGGGTGCTCCGGGTCGGGTCCGGTGGCGGTCACCGGGCCCGCCCTTCCCCGGCACCGGGGGCAGGTCCCGGGACCCGCGCTGCTCGCGCACCGCGGCGGCGCCGAGCGCGACGATCGCCGCGAGTGCGCCGAGGGGTGCGGCGGTGGAACCGCCCTGCGCCTCGTGGCGGGAGACTGCGGTGACCGCGTATGTGTGCGCCCCGAGCAGGGCCGCGGCGGGTAGGGCGGCACGGACGTCGGTGTGGGCGGTGCGAGCGGGGCGCGTGGGCTGGGCGGGGCCCGGCGTGCGGGCGCCGCTCAGGATGCGGGCGCTGCGGGCGGCGCGCGACGTGCCGTTCGCGCCCGCCGGGCGCTCGACGCCCACGGACGCCGCGCCCGTCCCCGCCGTCGCCGTCGCGCCCAGCAGCAGGTCCAGTGCACGTGCCGCCGCCATCGCCGCCGGACCCGCCTGCGTGTGTTTCAGGCGGAGGTCGTAGGCCCAGACCGTTGCCGCCAGGCCGGTGGCCACCGTCAGGGCGGGGCGGCCCGCGCGGGCGGCCATGGTCAGGCCGGCGGCCGTCAGGGCACCGGCTGCCGCGAGCGCCGCGCCGGGGGTGATCCGGCCCGAGGGGATCGGGCGGTGCGGGCGGTCGATGGCGTCCTCGTCACGGTCGGCCCAGTCGTTGAGGGCCATCCCCGCCTCGTACAGGCACAGGGAGGCGCCGACCGCCAGCGCGGTGCCTCGGCCGGGCCGACGGCCGAGGGCCGCCGCCCCCGCGAGCGCGTCCCCTGGGACGGTGAACAGCGCCGAGACTCTGAGCAGTTCGGCCCAGGCCCGTACTGCCGCTCTCACTTCTGCCCCCGCAGTCGTTCGGCGAAGGTCAGGAGCTGCAGGTACTGCTCGGAGAGTGCGGCGGGGCCGCCGTCCGGGTCCTTGAAGTAGAAGCCGAGCTCGGGCCGCGGACCCGTCAGACCCACTTCTTGGGCGCGGGCCAGCAGTCGCGCCAGGTCCAGTACCAACGGGGCGGCCAGCGCCGAGTCGCAGCCCTGCCAGGTCGTCTGGAGGACCATCCGCGCCCCGAGGAAGCCGTCGAACGCGATGTGGTCCCAGGCCGTCTTCCAGTCGCCGAGCGCCGGTACGTCGTCGATGTGGACCTCGCCCTCGGGCGTGACGCCCAGTGTGTCGGCGAGGACGCGTTCCTTGCCCGCGTTCTTGGCCGCGGCGGCGCCCGGGTCCGCCAGCGCCGCCCCGTCCCCGCCGCCCAGCAGATTCGTGCCGGACCAGGCCCGTACGGGCAGGGCGCGTTGCACGAACATCGGGGCGAGTACGGAGCGGAGCAGCGTCTGGCCCGTCTTGCCGTCGCGGCCTGCGTGAGGAAGTCCGCAGGCCGCGACGGCGTCCTGGAGGGCGGGGGCGCGCAGCCCGGTGGAAGGGGTGAAGTTGATGTAGGGGCAGCCGGCCCGGAGGGCCGCGGCGGCGTAGAGCGAGCTGGCGGGCAGCCGGTGCTGTCCGGGTTCCGGGACCGGCTCCGTCGACGCCACGTTGACCACGACGGTGCGGGCGAGTCCGTTGCGGCGGCCGAAGTCGGTGAGGTCGGCGGTGAACGCCGCGATGAGTTCCTCGTCCGTACGGGTGTCGCCGGGAAGCGGCCCGCCCGGGCGTATCTCCGTGTCGGCGGTGGCGAGTTCGGACCGCACCGCCGAGGGCAGACCGTGCGGCAGCACTCCCCCGGCGGCCAGTGCCTCGGCCCGTTTGGGCAGCGGACAGTCGACGGTGTCGTGTCCGCCGAAGACCAGGGAGTTCAGCGCCGGCAGCCCGCTGTCGGCGAAGGGCGCGGTCTCGGTGACCATGCCCGCCGCCGGGTGGAGACCCGCCGTGACGGCTGCGCAGCCCGCCGTGGCGGTGGTGGCGACGGAGCCGCGTGCTCCGATGAACCAGACTCCGGTACGAACGGCATGTGCTGACACGGGCTGCCTCCCTGGCTGGGGGTCCTGGCTGGGCAGTGCGAAGTGAGCGGCGCTGATCAGATCGGGGCGGGCGGGAAGAGGTGGTGACGGCGGGCGGGGTAGGGCCTTTGCCCCGCCCGCCGTCGGACTGCGGCTGTCGCCCTACGCGGCGGGCAGCTCCTTCAACTGAATGTTGCGGAAGGACACCTGGTCGTCGGCTCCGTGGTTCTGGAGGCCGATGTAGCCGTCCTTCAGACTGCGTACGGGATCGGTGTTGGTGAAGTCGTTGATCTTGACCCCGTTCAGGAAGACCTGGAGCCGTTCACCCTGAACCTTGATCTCGTAGCTGTTCCACTGGCCGGGCGGCCGCAGCACCTGGTCGCGAGCCTTGATGTTCGCCGCCTTGAAGGTGTAGACGGAGCCCGTGGTGCGGTCGGGGGCGTCGGTGGCGTCGATCTGGACCTCGTAGCCGTTGTTCACCGCGGACCAGGGGTCGTCGGACTCCGGGAAGCCGACGAAGACACCGGAGTTGTCGTCGCCCGCCAGCTTCCAGTCGAGCTTCAGCGAGTACGACCCGAGCTCCTTGGCCTGGTAGGTGAGGAGACCCATGCCGCCCTGGGAGCGGAGTTCACCGTCGACGACGTCGAACTTTCCGGGGCCGGCCTGCTTCCACCCCTCGAGCGTCTTGCCGTTGAAGATCGACCGGTAGCCGGTGTCCGGCTTGCAGTCGGCCTTGACCTGTCCGGCCGCGTAGCGGACGCCGCCGAGGAGCAGCTGGCGGAAGGCCGGTTCGGCGTACGACTCCTTGGTGTGGCCGAGGCCGGTGTAGAAGGAGCGGCCGCCCCCGTAGGACTGGCACCAGGTGATCGGGTGATCGCCCTTCATGGTGCCGCCGGAGTAGGTCGTCTCGTCGAGCGTGGCGAGGACCTTCACCTTGTCGCGCGGGTTGGTGCGGTAGTTGTACAGCTCGTCGGTGCGGTTCCAGGCGTCGTCGAGGTGGGCGGTCGCCGGGTTCTTGTGGTCCTCGACGCGGACGGTGACGGGCTGGATCGCGGGGTGCCCGGCGAAGTACGCGCCGACGAGTCCGCCGTAGAACGCCCAGTCGTACTCGGTGTCCGCGGCGGCGTGCACGCCCATGTAGCCGCCACCGGTGGCGATGTAGTTCTCGAACGCCTTCTGCTGGTCGGCGTTGAGCACGTCACCGGTCGTGGAGAGGAACACGACGGCGTCGTAGCGGGCCAGGTTGCTGGTGGTGAACTGGCCCGCCTCCTCGGTGGAGTCGACGGTGATGTTGCTGCTCGCGCCGAGTTCCTTCAGTGCGGCGACGCCCTCGGGAATGGCGTCGTGGCGGAAGCCGGCCGTCTTCGAGAAGACCAGGACCCGCTTGGCGGTCCGGTCGGGGGCGCTGTTGGAGAGCTCGAAGTCGTCGATGTCGTACAGCGCGCCCTCGCCGCCCTTGAAGACCAGGAAGAGTTCCGTGGCCTGCTTCGGGACGCCGCGCAGCGGTACGTCGATGTCCTGGAAGTTCTCCCAGCCGCCGGTCACCGGAACCGGTGCGGAGCCGAGGATCTTGCCGGTCGCGGAGCCGGACCGTACTTCGAGGAAGCCGCCCGCGCCGCCGGACGATATCCGGGCGGTGAGCTTGGTGGAGTCTCCGAGGATGTACGGCTTGAAGGCGATCCAGTCGTCGTTGTTGATGTCGCCGACCGTCTTGCCGCCCTCCGCGTTCGCCTTGTCGTACGTCTGGATGCCGGACGAATCGGTGAAGTGCTCGGCCTGCCGGTGGCGGGGCTGGAGCTGCGACTGGTCGTGGCCGCTGAGGGCGGCCTGGCCGCCGCCTCCACCGTCGGTGTACGAGGCGTCGATGACTCCGAAGATGTTGGCGTTCGGGTCGTGACCGCCGTCCATCTCGGTCTTGATGGTGCCGGTGCAGCCGTGCTCCGTGGTGATCGGGTGACCGTGGCTGTCATGGCCGAGTACGAAGCTGACCTGGACCTTGGAGCAGTCGATCGTGCCGTCCTCGGGGTCGGTGACGGTCACCTTGAACGGGATGTCGTCGCCGAAGCTGAACAACTGGCCGTCACCGGGGAGTTCCAGGGTCACCTTGGGTGCGGTGTTGCCGACGGTCACATGGACGCTCGCCGAGCCGGTGCGGCCGGTGGGGTCCTTGGCGGTGACGGTCGCGGTGTAGGTGCCGTTCTTCTTGTACGTGTACGTGGGGTTCGCGGCGGTCGACGTACCGCCGTCGCCGAAGTCCCAGGCGTAGGTGAGCGCGTCGTTGTCGGAGTCCGTGGTGCCCGCGGAGGAGAACTGCACCTTCAGCGGTGCGGTGCCGGACGTCTTGTTGGAGGAGGCTTCGGCGACCGGCGAGTGGCCACCGGTGGCGTTCTCGATGCGGTAGAGCGCGGAGTGCTCGTCGCCGCCGAACCAGGAGACGCCGTAGTCCAGGACGTACAGCGCGCCGTCCGGGCCGAAGGCCATGTCCATCACCTGGGTCCCGGACCACGGGATGTCGTTGATGGACTGGACGTTGCCGTCACCGTCCTGCTCGATGCGCTTGATCCACTGCCGGCCGAACTCACCGGCGAAGAAGTCCCCGTCGTACGCCTCGGGGAACTTCACGGGCGAGTCGAGGTCGGCGTCGTAGTGGTAGACGGGGCCGCCCATCGGCGACTCGGAGCCGGTACCGAACTCGGGCACGGAACCGCCGTCGTACGGGATCCAGGCGGCCTGCGCCGGGGGCAGGTCGACCAGACCGGTGTTGTGCGGCGAGGTGTTCTTCGGGGCGGCGCAGTCGAAGGCCGCACCGGACGTCTTCGTCGCGAAGTCGTAGTCGACGAAGGGGTCGTTCTTCCCGGTGCAGAACGGCCAGCCGAAGTTGCCCGCCTTCGTCACCCGGGCGAACTCGACCTGTCCGCCGGGTCCGCGCTTCGGGTCGGCAGCGCCCGCGTCGGGGCCGTAGTCACCGACGTATGCGATTCCGGTGGCCTTGTCGACGCTGAAGCGGAACGGGTTGCGGAAGCCCATCGCGTAGATCTCGGGCCGGGTCTTGTCCGTGCCCGGGGCGAAGAGGTTGCCCTCGGGGACGGTGTACGAGCCGTCGTCCGCGACCTTGATGCGGAGGATCTTGCCGCGCAGGTCGTTGGTGTTGCCCGAGGTACGCCGGGCGTCGAACGCCGGGTTGCGGTCGGGGCGTTCGTCGATCGGCGTGTAGCCGTCGGAGGCGAAGGGGTTGGAGTCGTCCCCGGTCGACAGGTACAGGTTGCCCTGTGCGTCGAAGTCGATGTCGCCGCCGACGTGGCAGCAGATGCCGCGCGACGTCTTGACGTCGAGGACCTTCTTCTCGCTGCTCAGGTCGAGGGTGCCGTCCTCCTTGAGGACGAAGCGGGAGAGCCGGTTGACGCCGTCGAACTTGGCGAAGTCCGCGGCGGTGCCGGTCTCCGGGGCGTCGCCGGACGGGGTGTCCAGCGGCGGCGCGTAATAGAGGTAGATCGCCCGGTTCTTGTCGAAGTCCGGGTCGATGCCGACGCCCTGGAGGCCTTCCTCATCGTGCGAGTAGACCGGGATCACGCCGGAGATCTTGGTGTCGCCGGCGCTGTCGGTGATCCGCAGCTCGCCGCTGCGCGAGGTGTGCAGGACGCTGCGGTCCGGGAGCACGGCCAGCGACATGGGCTCGCCGGTCTCGGCGGCCCCCTTGGCGAGGGTGACCTGCTGGAAGTCCTCGCCCGCGGCCGCCGCGGCGTCGGTGGCCGCCGGCGATACCGGGCCCGACGCGGAGGCGCCGGGGGCGCCCAGGGCGAGGGTGGCCGCGGTGAGCAGGCCGCCGGTGAGCAGGGCGAGGGACTTGCGGAGTCGGGGCCGGATTCTGGTTCTGCTTCTGTGCACGAGTGTCCTCCGGAGAGTGCCGGTTGTACGGGCGGGTGGAGCCGAGCCGTTCCGCGCGGGGACTGCCGCGCAGGTCACCTGGAGCCCAAATGGGGCTCCAGCGACGCGAGTCATTTCGTGTACACCACAGGGACGGTAGACCTGTTCGTCCGAGGCGGAAAGCCCTTGCACAGCAGTTGAGTTGAACTTTTTCCTGCTGGAGGACAAAGAGGGATGAGGGCAGCCGGGACCGCCCCGACGGCGGACTTGCTGCCGTCGGGCCTCTCCCCTGCCCGAACCGGGGGCTGCGCCCCCGGACCCTGCGGTCCTCAATCGCCGGACGGGCTGAACAAGGTGCCCTCGAACGCCGGGCAGGCTTGGGTTCTGCCGCCTCGGCGGGCCACCGGAACCGAGTCCGGGAATCCAGCCCTCCGGCGATCGAGGAGCGGAGATGCGGGGGCGGAGCCCCCGGGAGCCGTCAGTCGCCGCCCCCGAACGCCGCGTCGAACGACGCCGCCGGCGGGTCGAAGTCGTACCGCTTCATCGTGGCAAGCGCTTCCGGCGCACCCGCCAGCCGGTCCATTCCGGCATCCTCCCACTCCACCGAGATCGGCCCTTCGTAGCCGATCGACCGGAGCATCCGGAACACGTCCTCCCACGGCACATCACCGTGCCCGCCGGAGACGAAGTCCCAGCCGCGGCGTGGATCGCCCCATGGGAGGTGCGAGCCGAGCCGGCCGTTGCGTCCGTCGAGGCGTTTGCGCGCCTCCTTGCAGTCCACGTGGTAGATCCGGTCCCGGAAGTCGTAGAGGAACCCGACCGGATCGAGGTCCTGCCAGACGAAGTGGCTCGGGTCGAAGTTCAGCCCGAACGCGGCCCGGTGGTCTACGGCCTCCAGGGCGCGGTGCGTGGTCCAGTAGTCGTACGCGATCTCGCTGGGGTGCACCTCGTGGGCGAACCGCACGCCCTCGGCGTCGAACACGTCGAGGATCGGGTTCCACCGTTCGGCGAAGTCCTCGTACCCCCGCTCGATCATCCGCGGCGGCACCGGTGGGAACATCGCCACCAGGTGCCAGATCGACGAGCCGGTGAAGCCTATGACGGTGTCGACTCCGAAGGCTGCGGCGGCACGCGCGGTGTTCTTGATCTCCTCGGCGGCCCGCTGCCGTACCCCCTCGGGCTCGCCGTCGCCCCAGATCCTGCCGGGCAGAATGCCCTGGTGCCTTTCGTCGATCGGGTTGTCGCAGACGGCCTGGCCGACGAGGTGGTTGGAGATCGCCCAGCACTTCAGCCCGTACTTGTCGAGCAGCTGGTGCCGCCCGGTCAGGTAGCCGGGGTCTTCGAGGGCCTTGTCGACCTCGAAGTGATCGCCCCAGCAGGCGAGTTCGAGCCCGTCGTAACCGAAGTCACGGGCGAGCCGGCAGACCTCCTCCAGCGGCAGGTCGGCCCACTGGCCGGTGAAGAGAGTGAAGGGACGGGGCATGCGCGGAACCTCCTAGAGCTGTACGGGGGTGTGGACGGAGTTCTTCTCGGCGCTCTCCTCCACGGCCGCGAGCACCCGCTGCACCTGGAGCCCGTCGGCGAACGACGGCACCGGGTCCGTCCCCTCGGCGATCGTCCGGACGAGGTCGCGGGCCTGGTGGATGAAGGTGTGCTCGTAGCCGAGGGCATGGCCGGGCGGCCACCATGCCTCCAGGTACGGGTGTTCGGGCTCGGTGACGAGGATGCGGCGGAACCCGGCCGTGACGGCGGGCTCGGTGTGATCGTGGAACGACAGTTCGTTCAGCCGCTCCAGATCGAAGGCGAGCGACCCGCTCTCCCCGTTGAGCTCCAGCCGCAGCGCGTTCTTGCGGCCCGCCGCCATCCGGGTCGCCTCGAACGACGCCAGCGCCCCGGAGGCGAGCCTG from Streptomyces sp. NBC_01707 includes the following:
- a CDS encoding EboA domain-containing protein; translation: MTRKQLDVQLGGAARAWLDEALAEAAHTAFHEDTADTAPVNRYAVPPWELRFAAAGRHCGLEYADSVRALLLLEARAGLPAVTRLYDQGTAAERRAVLLTLHRLDLGPTALPLVEDALRTNDTRLVAAAVGPYAAVHLDAHQWRHAILKCLFTGVSVDAVDALARRARGDAELARMLGDFAAERTAAGRAVPSDLSRVLALTAPAPFPEHSNIPEQGRPNPPTEES
- a CDS encoding sugar phosphate isomerase/epimerase, encoding MPRPFTLFTGQWADLPLEEVCRLARDFGYDGLELACWGDHFEVDKALEDPGYLTGRHQLLDKYGLKCWAISNHLVGQAVCDNPIDERHQGILPGRIWGDGEPEGVRQRAAEEIKNTARAAAAFGVDTVIGFTGSSIWHLVAMFPPVPPRMIERGYEDFAERWNPILDVFDAEGVRFAHEVHPSEIAYDYWTTHRALEAVDHRAAFGLNFDPSHFVWQDLDPVGFLYDFRDRIYHVDCKEARKRLDGRNGRLGSHLPWGDPRRGWDFVSGGHGDVPWEDVFRMLRSIGYEGPISVEWEDAGMDRLAGAPEALATMKRYDFDPPAASFDAAFGGGD
- a CDS encoding inositol-3-phosphate synthase, whose protein sequence is MSAHAVRTGVWFIGARGSVATTATAGCAAVTAGLHPAAGMVTETAPFADSGLPALNSLVFGGHDTVDCPLPKRAEALAAGGVLPHGLPSAVRSELATADTEIRPGGPLPGDTRTDEELIAAFTADLTDFGRRNGLARTVVVNVASTEPVPEPGQHRLPASSLYAAAALRAGCPYINFTPSTGLRAPALQDAVAACGLPHAGRDGKTGQTLLRSVLAPMFVQRALPVRAWSGTNLLGGGDGAALADPGAAAAKNAGKERVLADTLGVTPEGEVHIDDVPALGDWKTAWDHIAFDGFLGARMVLQTTWQGCDSALAAPLVLDLARLLARAQEVGLTGPRPELGFYFKDPDGGPAALSEQYLQLLTFAERLRGQK
- a CDS encoding TatD family hydrolase, with the translated sequence MRIFDPHIHMTSRTTDDYQAMYDAGVRALVEPSFWLGQPRTSPASFFDYFDALLGWEPFRAAQYGIAHHCTLALNPKEANDPRCTPVLDALPRYLVKDSVVAVGEIGYDSMTPAEDTALAAQLQLAADHGLPALVHTPHRDKLAGLHRTIDVVRESHLSPERVLLDHLNETTVKDAVDSGCWAGFSIYPDTKMVEDRMIAILKTHGTEKILVNSAADWGRSDPLKTRKVGDAMLAAGFSDDDVDQVLWRNPVAFYGQSGRLQLDLTTPDQLHEGNSILRGGE
- a CDS encoding sugar phosphate isomerase/epimerase family protein, which translates into the protein MTIRFGYGTNGLTDLRLDDALGLLADLGYDGVGLTLDHMHLDPLAPDLAARTRHVADRLGRLGLGVTVETGARYVLDPRRKHGPSLLDPDPEARAARTRLLLRAVDVAADLGAHAVHCFSGITPPETPPDTAWQRLTEALAPVLDAAARTGVPLAIEPEPGHLLATLSDFHHLRVLSGDPEPLGLTLDIGHCQCLEPAAPVDCVRAAAPWLRHVQIEDMRRGVHEHLPFGDGEIDFPPVLDALAALGDTGYRGLTVVELPRHSHAGPELARSSIEFLRDRVPAKSSKGATPCR
- a CDS encoding ThuA domain-containing protein, translating into MHRSRTRIRPRLRKSLALLTGGLLTAATLALGAPGASASGPVSPAATDAAAAAGEDFQQVTLAKGAAETGEPMSLAVLPDRSVLHTSRSGELRITDSAGDTKISGVIPVYSHDEEGLQGVGIDPDFDKNRAIYLYYAPPLDTPSGDAPETGTAADFAKFDGVNRLSRFVLKEDGTLDLSSEKKVLDVKTSRGICCHVGGDIDFDAQGNLYLSTGDDSNPFASDGYTPIDERPDRNPAFDARRTSGNTNDLRGKILRIKVADDGSYTVPEGNLFAPGTDKTRPEIYAMGFRNPFRFSVDKATGIAYVGDYGPDAGAADPKRGPGGQVEFARVTKAGNFGWPFCTGKNDPFVDYDFATKTSGAAFDCAAPKNTSPHNTGLVDLPPAQAAWIPYDGGSVPEFGTGSESPMGGPVYHYDADLDSPVKFPEAYDGDFFAGEFGRQWIKRIEQDGDGNVQSINDIPWSGTQVMDMAFGPDGALYVLDYGVSWFGGDEHSALYRIENATGGHSPVAEASSNKTSGTAPLKVQFSSAGTTDSDNDALTYAWDFGDGGTSTAANPTYTYKKNGTYTATVTAKDPTGRTGSASVHVTVGNTAPKVTLELPGDGQLFSFGDDIPFKVTVTDPEDGTIDCSKVQVSFVLGHDSHGHPITTEHGCTGTIKTEMDGGHDPNANIFGVIDASYTDGGGGGQAALSGHDQSQLQPRHRQAEHFTDSSGIQTYDKANAEGGKTVGDINNDDWIAFKPYILGDSTKLTARISSGGAGGFLEVRSGSATGKILGSAPVPVTGGWENFQDIDVPLRGVPKQATELFLVFKGGEGALYDIDDFELSNSAPDRTAKRVLVFSKTAGFRHDAIPEGVAALKELGASSNITVDSTEEAGQFTTSNLARYDAVVFLSTTGDVLNADQQKAFENYIATGGGYMGVHAAADTEYDWAFYGGLVGAYFAGHPAIQPVTVRVEDHKNPATAHLDDAWNRTDELYNYRTNPRDKVKVLATLDETTYSGGTMKGDHPITWCQSYGGGRSFYTGLGHTKESYAEPAFRQLLLGGVRYAAGQVKADCKPDTGYRSIFNGKTLEGWKQAGPGKFDVVDGELRSQGGMGLLTYQAKELGSYSLKLDWKLAGDDNSGVFVGFPESDDPWSAVNNGYEVQIDATDAPDRTTGSVYTFKAANIKARDQVLRPPGQWNSYEIKVQGERLQVFLNGVKINDFTNTDPVRSLKDGYIGLQNHGADDQVSFRNIQLKELPAA
- a CDS encoding SCO3242 family prenyltransferase, which gives rise to MRAAVRAWAELLRVSALFTVPGDALAGAAALGRRPGRGTALAVGASLCLYEAGMALNDWADRDEDAIDRPHRPIPSGRITPGAALAAAGALTAAGLTMAARAGRPALTVATGLAATVWAYDLRLKHTQAGPAAMAAARALDLLLGATATAGTGAASVGVERPAGANGTSRAARSARILSGARTPGPAQPTRPARTAHTDVRAALPAAALLGAHTYAVTAVSRHEAQGGSTAAPLGALAAIVALGAAAVREQRGSRDLPPVPGKGGPGDRHRTRPGAPAPRVLLTALTATYLRTAAEPLLHATLNPSPPLTQRAVGSGIRAMIPLQAVLAARAGAAGTGLAVMGLVPLARTLARKVSLT